AGTAATATAACTAGGTCAAACAAGCAGTAAGCACCACCCTTACATGGAAGaatatttgcagatgatgtgaaCCACACcgattattttgaaaatacacAAAATAGCTTAAATGGAAAAGTTTTTACATTACCTTGTTAGAAGACCTTGTGCAATGTATTTTGGAAACATCTAAGCACTTATTATCAATGTCAAACAATATTTTCCTCGAAGCTATCTTTCCATTATATCTTAATTTACCAGAACAGTACAGAATATAGAAGATAAATGATGATGATTCCATGCAACATATGGTGGGATAACATTGTCACAAAATGATTCGCAAAGGCATTGTAAGAGTTTGTTGGCTAGGGTGGAAGATGTATAATCTTGTTGGAGAGAAACAAAGGAGCTTCGAAGGAAGAAAGCAgaactattttgaaaatatttatcctcAGAATCTGCAGTTTTGGTGTGATAGTAGTTGGATATATGATGAGgttcatattttcttatttttggatCTTATAAGGTAATGCAATACAATGGCCTAAACTAGAACCTAGAGATAGAATATCTTGAGCTAGATATCACACAGACAAACTTACGCACAAGGATTCTCTCCCAATGAGtcggaaaagaaaaagaagatggcTCACTTGTCATATGAAAATGACAGAAACAACTATTTTAGGTTCTGCAGAACTTAATGAACTTATGAAATCATCTGATGAATAAATAAGAGGTACAACTTACAAGGTCAACAGCTGGGTACCAGCACCTATAATTGCACAAAGCAGAGGCATGTTTGATGGACATCTAAAAACGTCCCCGTGAAGGTACTTCCAACCCACTTCTTTGTCTTCCTCCTCATCACCGTTAGACCATCTGCATATTAGTCATACAAATATGAGGGCAGTGTTTTCAGCTTCAGATGCTTTCATGTAAATATACATAGATTACTGGTTGTGCCATTAGTAATAATGAGCATGATAAGAGGCTTACTTTCTCAGATCATTCTTAAGGCGCTGCATCATACTCACAGCTAAAAAGGCCATCAGCAGAAcagaaataaaaattgaattaattatcGAGAACCAGTGGATTTGATAGTTCACCGGTCTTGCCGAAGCCCTCGAGTATCTTGCTATTCTATCCTTGAATAGAGTTGATGTTTCATTCCAGCGTACACTATACGTGAAGGAAACATCTTGGTCTATATTTTCTGTTATATCCACAACATGGCTTGGATCACTGAAAGCATGTATTTCTATGACTTGGTTTCCATTGTAAAGGACATCAAATTGGACATGTTTAAAGAGAAAATACTTGGGGCCCTTTCCATCCAGGGTCCAGAGTTCATCTTCAATTTTCCCAACAAATCCCCAGAAAGGGAGATCATCAAAGTACATCTGGTAGTAGTAGTCTTTAATAATAGCAGCTCTGAACTTTGAGACATCATTTTGATTAAGCTTCGTGTGGCACAGGACAAACCCATCTTTGTCCACTCCAAATTTCAACTGATACAAGGTATTGGTTAAACGGTCACCATTCAGAACTTCCCCAAGGGATTCCTTTTCCGGAAGCAGCTCACCTGTCAAGTGAAACTAAAAGGTCAAATTTCTTGAAGATAAGATGGTTAAATTTTTAACATAACTAACTCCAGAGACTACCAGTGATactaaacaaaatatataaaacagtACCATGTTTCTATCACAGACCTAGCTTTGCTCTTGGTCTAACCAgtaataatattttgattttatttaagcAGATAAGAAGCAGAAGATGTTAACAGTACAGTGTATCTATATATTTCATGGTATTCAGCCTTGGCAGTAGTGGCCCTTCAATAGCATGTGTTCAACACGACTCAGCAGAAGAGAAAAAAACAGGACTTTATTGGGATGATAAATGATACTCAGTAAGCCAATCAATCAACTATGCCTCAATAACAAACTAGTTGGGGTCGACTATACTCAAGTACAAGCCAAAAATGCTGACCTGGCTGGCAGAATGGCAGGTCATAATAGTGGTATGTTTCACTGCAAAAGAATAACAGACATGGGAATATCAGATTATCTGTCACAAGGGTGAAAACTCAGAGATTTTACTTTTTCAGTAagtaagaaaaagtaaaatttggatATTTTACAATAAGGTCCTTGACTCATTCACTTGCTTTGATGATTCcaattacatagaattttgcaCAAGAATGAGAAGGACCCTCCCAGAATTACTAAAGccacttaaaaaaatatttatgaaagatGCATTGTTGGAGAGCTTCCatctaaaaaggaaagaaaaataccCTTATATGTTAGGCTTTATAAAGTTAAAAGGGGAAAATATTTCATGCTTAGAAAAAGATCAGAGGATGGGGACATGAAACTTGAAGACATTTAAATGCAGATGCTGAAAGTACTTCAAGATGATTAACAACTCCATTTATGCAGCAAATGGAAGTTTTAGCATGTACCACAATGGCCTTGGAAATCCATGGAAGATATCAACAAGtgccataataaaaaatattgactTCCTAAGGAGGATACATTTTTCTGAAAGATTTCATAGTTCTTGTTGGCTTCTGACGATTAGTTGTCTGGGAATAACTCAAACGagaaaaaagaaagcaaaaatggGAAGAAAGAAAGCCAGAATGATGACGACCCAAAAGAGAAATGCTTAGAAGTATTCCACAAAAACTAGCATAACAATCATGGAAAAAGAAGGAAGGCACCATGAACGAAGCAAACAAATGTAAACGTGTGGATATTCCAAACATTTTTAGGAATCTAACAACCATTACCATCAAAACTTACAAAGAAATAAATGTCAAATTTTCAAACACATATTGAAGACTTGTAAAagaactcggaaccaaaatgagccacgaaattaaaaaagtgatcaaaataggccacctatttaaaaagttaccaaaataggctaaacgtaataatttattacgtttttcacttttttgttaaCGGTCAACTAATGtggttgacttttacaaaaacgtaagaatttcttacgttttacacatttatttgtaaaatgtaagaaatttttacgttttacacgaTGGTCGAGGAAAAATAATGCAGTGAGTTGTCTAATCTGTATTAAATGCCCTTTTTCCGAAAATTGTGCAACAATGTAATAAAAAATTACGTTGTACACTTTTACTTGACACAACGTAATTAAAAGTTACGTATTACACTTTTAAATTGTTTACTTTATTAAAACTTAAGGTGGTCCACTTTTTAAAAATTGTCCACTTTTTCCACTNNNNNNNNNNNNNNNNNNNNNNNNNNNNNNNNNNNNNNNNNNNNNNNNNNNNNNNNNNNNNNNNNNNNNNNNNNNNNNNNNNNNNNNNNNNNNNNNNNNNNNNNNNNNNNNNNNNNNNNNNNNNNNNNNNNNNNNNNNNNNNNNNNNNNNNNNNNNNNNNNNNNNNNNNNNNNNNNNNNNNNNNNNNNNNNNNNNNNNNNNNNNNNNNNNNNNNNNNNNNNNNNNNNNNNNNNNNNNNNNNNNNNNNNNNNNNNNNNNNNNNNNNNNNNNNNNNNNNNNNNNNNNNNNNNNNNNNNNNNNNNNNNNNNNNNNNNNNNNNNNNNNNNNNNNNNNNNNNNNNNNNNNNNNNNNNNNNNNNNNNNNNNNNNNNNNNNNNNNNNNNNNNNNNNNNNNNNNNNNNNNNNNNNNNNNNNNNNNNNNNNNNNNNNNNNNNNNNNNNNNNNNNNNNNNNNNNNNNNNNNNNNNNNNNNNNNNNNNNNNNNNNNNNNNNNNNNNNNNNNNNNNNNNNNNNNNNNNNNNNNNNNNNNNNNNNNNNNNNNNNNNNNNNNNNNNNNNNNNNNNNNNNNNNNNNNNNNNNNNNNNNNNNNNNNNNNNNNNNNNNNNNNNNNNNNNNNNNNNNNNNNNNNNNNNNNNNNNNNNNNNNNNNNNNNNNNNNNNNNNNNNNNNNNNNNNNNNNNNNNNNNNNNNNNNNNNNNNNNNNNNNNNNNNNNNNNNNNNNNNNNNNNNNNNNNNNNNNNNNNNNNNNNNNNNNNNNNNNNNNNNNNNNNNNNNNNNNNNNNNNNNNNNNNNNNNNNNNNNNNNNNNNNNNNNNNNNNNNNNNNNNNNNNNNNNNNNNNNNNNNNNNNNNNNNNNNNNNNNNNNNNNNNNNNNNNNNNNNNNNNNNNNNNNNNNNNNNNNNNNNNNNNNNNNNNNNNNNNNNNNNNNNNNNNNNNNNNNNNNNNNNNNNNNNNNNNNNNNNNNNNNNNNNNNNNNNNNNNNNNNNNNNNNNNNNNNNNNNNNNNNNNNNNNNNNNNNNNNNNNNNNNNNNNNNNNNNNNNNNNNNNNNNNNNNNNNNNNNNNNNNNNNNNNNNNNNNNNNNNNNNNNNNNNNNNNNNNNNNNNNNNNNNNNNNNNNNNNNNNNNNNNNNNNNNNNNNNNNNNNNNNNNNNNNNNNNNNNNNNNNNNNNNNNNNNNNNNNNNNNNNNNNNNNNNNNNNNNNNNNNNNNNNNNNNNNNNNNNNNNNNNNNNNNNNNNNNNNNNNNNNNNNNNNNNNNNNNNNNNNNNNNNNNNNNNNNNNNNNNNNNNNNNNNNNNNNNNNNNNNNNNNNNNNNNNNNNNNNNNNNNNNNNNNNNNNNNNNNNNNNNNNNNNNNNNNNNNNNNNNNNNNNNNNNNNNNNNNNNNNNNNNNNNNNNNNNNNNNNNNNNNNNNNNNNNNNNNNNNNNNNNNNNNNNNNNNNNNNNNNNNNNNNNNNNNNNNNNNNNNNNNNNNNNNNNNNNNNNNNNNNNNNNNNNNNNNNNNNNNNNNNNNNNNNNNNNNNNNNNNNNNNNNNNNNNNNNNNNNNNNNNNNNNNNNNNNNNNNNNNNNNNNNNNNNNNNNNNNNNNNNNNNNNNNNNNNNNNNNNNNNNNNNNNNNNNNNNNNNNNNNNNNNNNNNNNNNNNNNNNNNNNNNNNNNNNNNNNNNNNNNNNNNNNNNNNNNNNNNNNNNNNNNNNNNNNNNNNNNNNNNNNNNNNNNNNNNNNNNNNNNNNNNNNNNNNNNNNNNNNNNNNNNNNNNNNNNNNNNNNNNNNNNNNNNNNNNNNNNNNNNNNNNNNNNNNNNNNNNNNNNNNNNNNNNNNNNNNNNNNNNNNNNNNNNNNNNNNNNNNNNNNNNNNNNNNNNNNNNNNNNNNNNNNNNNNNNNNNNNNNNNNNNNNNNNNNNNNNNNNNNNNNNNNNNNNNNNNNNNNNNNNNNNNNNNNNNNNNNNNNNNNNNNNNNNNNNNNNNNNNNNNNNNNNNNNNNNNNNNNNNNNNNNNNNNNNNNNNNNNNNNNNNNNNNNNNNNNNNNNNNNNNNNNNNNNNNNNNNNNNNNNNNNNNNNNNNNNNNNNNNNNNNNNNNNNNNNNNNNNNNNNNNNNNNNNNNNNNNNNNNNNNNNNNNNNNNNNNNNNNNNNNNNNNNNNNNNNNNNNNNNNNNNNNNNNNNNNNNNNNNNNNNNNNNNNNNNNNNNNNNNNNNNNNNNNNNNNNNNNNNNNNNNNNNNNNNNNNNNNNNNNNNNNNNNNNNNNNNNNNNNNNNNNNNNNNNNNNNNNNNNNNNNNNNNNNNNNNNNNNNNNNNNNNNNNNNNNNNNNNNNNNNNNNNNNNNNNNNNNNNNNNNNNNNNNNNNNNNNNNNNNNNNNNNNNNNNNNNNNNNNNNNNNNNNNNNNNNNNNNNNNNNNNNNNNNNNNNNNNNNNNNNNNNNNNNNNNNNNNNNNNNNNNNNNNNNNNNNNNNNNNNNNNNNNNNNNNNNNNNNNNNNNNNNNNNNNNNNNNNNNNNNNNNNNNNNNNNNNNNNNNNNNNNNNNNNNNNNNNNNNNNNNNNNNNNNNNNNNNNNNNNNNNNNNNNNNNNNNNNNNNNNNNNNNNNNNNNNNNNNNNNNNNNNNNNNNNNNNNNNNNNNNNNNNNNNNNNNNNNNNNNNNNNNNNNNNNNNNNNNNNNNNNNNNNNNNNNNNNNNNNNNNNNNNNNNNNNNNNNNNNNNNNNNNNNNNNNNNNNNNNNNNNNNNNNNNNNNNNNNNNNNNNNNNNNNNNNNNNNNNNNNNNNNNNNNNNNNNNNNNNNNNNNNNNNNNNNNNNNNNNNNNNNNNNNNNNNNNNNNNNNNNNNNNNNNNNNNNNNNNNNNNNNNNNNNNNNNNNNNNNNNNNNNNNNNNNNNNNNNNNNNNNNNNNNNNNNNNNNNNNNNNNNNNNNNNNNNNNNNNNNNNNNNNNNNNNNNNNNNNNNNNNNNNNNNNNNNNNNNNNNNNNNNNNNNNNNNNNNNNNNNNNNNNNNNNNNNNNNNNNNNNNNNNNNNNNNNNNAGTGGAAAAAGTGGACAATTTTTAAAAAGTGGACCACCTTAAGTTTTTAATAAAGTAATCAACTTAAAAGTGTAATACGTAAGTTTTAATTACGTTGTGTCAAGTAAAAGTGtacaatgtaattttttattatgttattgcACAATTTTCGGAAAAGGGCATTTAACACAGATTAGACAACTCATTGCATTATTTTTCCTCGACcatcgtgtaaaacgtaagaaattcttacgttttacattttttttttataaaacgtaagaatttcttacattttacaaataaatgtgtaaaacgtaagaaattcttacgtttttgtaaaagtcaactccgttagttgaccgttaacaaaaaagtgaaaaacgtaataaattattacgtttagcctattttgataactttttaaataggtggcctattttggtcacttttttaatttcgtggctcattttggttccgagttcCTTGTAAAACATGTGTACCACGAACACAGTCTCTTTCTCTCAGAAGCATATCAAGCTtgcaaggaaaaaaaataatttgccaAAAAGACGAGGATCGGTTTGTTAAAAGAATGGACCTTGACTTAACCTAACTCAAAGTTAGCTCATGAGATGAAGGTTGTTTAAAACCATAGAACAAGACAATAGCCCATACTCTCAACAAATAGGACCCTTAACACCCCTTCCCCACGTTAGGATTGAACATCTGATGCATGGTCAATATTACATTGGACTGCTGAGGAAGATTCGGGATTTTAAGTTTATGGGTTTTGGTGaattatttatgcatattaaGTGATTTTCTTGCTATAAATATAGGGTTTAGACTAAAACTACTGGGCTCTGCCAAGACCGTAAATACTATTGTAGCTTAAGTCGTGCATCGAAACCCAATATTGGGTAAACTAAGAATAGGGATGAGTGTAGTTTTGATACCATTTTGAGAAAATGGACATAAGATATAATTTAACCACAAAAGCTATCTCATGAGGTGAGGATTGTCCAAAGCCATATCAGGAGATAAAAACTCATTTCACTTCACACAATGAGCACAATTTAAGTTGAGCACTTCATTTTTCAAggaataaacgatataaaaatgATTCTTAAAGACAAATGTCAGGGAACTGCCACCAACGACTATCTTCCTCTTCAAGAGTAGAGGCGCTCAAGACCAAGTATAGTCCTCATCAGTCTCTTTGTCCTTGGGAAATGACATAACATCCGTTACTTCCCACTTTCTAATCTAAATCACCAACTAATTCAACATCTCATGTGAACACTGAACAGCAAAACTAAACAATACGTCTTCCAATTTGGGAAACTATACTGAAAAAACATGGTCCCTAGGCTTTTCTCAAAGTGACTAGGCTGATGCCTTAAACCTCAGCTATCCTTAGCAGCAGGGCGATTTGGTTAAAGTTCCTTCAACACCCAAAGCTAAATCTAAGTTAACCTTAGAAGGTTCAACAGATACTATCGGCAAATGTCCAATTATTGGTGATTATTTGTTGACCTCTTCCAATTTTGACATTGTACTCTCTTTGTTGTTTGCAGAAACAATGAggaaaaagaaaactgaaacttaaaaACTTAGCACTTCTCTAAAATCTCAATTCTATAAAGCTTGAAGCTTTTGACAAATAGCAGTAGTATTCATAATTCCTTGCATCATCATACAAGTTTCTGGAAACGCTAGGGGCGGATGCAGTACTGATCCAGCAGCATGGCCAATGCACTCACATACACACAATTGAGCAATTCAAAAAATGTTAATGTATTTATACTAAGTTTATCGCCACTGTCACAGAGTAGCAACAAGTGTAATGGTGTTCAAACATCCCCGATCTACCTCAGGTGACGGATATATATTGCATATATTAGATGttgtgggtgcttaaaaaattaaaaagctgaATCATATTTTGAATCGTTAGTGAGAATTCTAGCTCCGTCACGGCACAGGGGTTTTCGGTAGTAAGTCTGATTAATTGAATAGCTAACATTATTGTTAATAACCGCACAAAATTTAACAATCTAAAGAATTGAAAAATTTAACAACATTCCTCATTAAACCAAAAgcaaatctcaaaaaaaaaaaaaaaaatgggggtAAAAAAGGGGTACCTGGGATTATTGAAAGGACCAATTTTGTTGACAAAAAGAGGGACATCATCCTCAATGTTGTAACGATGATCAATTGGTGAAGCTAAAGAGAGGCCCAGTAATAACAGCAAGTGAAATGGTAGAATCAACATACGACCCATTACGGGATCCAAAGTGAATTTCTTGTTGAAATGAATAAACAAAGAAAGGGATTTGATTTGCTAAATAGTCAACTCAATACCAACTAGCTCAACTCAGTAGGCATACTAATTTctggattattatttttttcttttaagtttgtGAAAAGtaactccaaaaaaaataaaaataagaagaagatatGAACTacgtatatatttttttcttttaaatgctAAAAGTATTTTACTAGAATAAAACAAATGACGATGACTGCTCAAACGTTTCATAAGAATGCGAAAACAGCTTGATTGGACGTGTTTGATTCATTAATGTACTCAAATATTTAGAGTATACCACCGTCCCAAATTATCCGCCCCAAATAAAAATACACATTaggtaacaaaaataattaataagttGGCTAATTTACTATGATatccctattaaataatgtttacattttactttgaagaaaaaaataattaatacaaaaggtaaaatatgaggaaaaaaatttgtctcttcatgattaatgaaaaaaaaaagtaaaataagaaatcaaattaaaaagattgggacggagggagtataacgTATGTAGAACAATCATTTctataaataaataaggaaaacaaaTGACATGACAGAAAAGTACCG
The Capsicum annuum cultivar UCD-10X-F1 chromosome 6, UCD10Xv1.1, whole genome shotgun sequence DNA segment above includes these coding regions:
- the LOC107875656 gene encoding transmembrane 9 superfamily member 5 isoform X3, translated to MGRMLILPFHLLLLLGLSLASPIDHRYNIEDDVPLFVNKIGPFNNPSETYHYYDLPFCQPGELLPEKESLGEVLNGDRLTNTLYQLKFGVDKDGFVLCHTKLNQNDVSKFRAAIIKDYYYQMYFDDLPFWGFVGKIEDELWTLDGKGPKYFLFKHVQFDVLYNGNQVIEIHAFSDPSHVVDITENIDQDVSFTYSVRWNETSTLFKDRIARYSRASARPVNYQIHWFSIINSIFISVLLMAFLAVSMMQRLKNDLRKWSNGDEEEDKEVGWKYLHGDVFRCPSNMPLLCAIIGAGTQLLTLFCCLFILASLGVLYPYNRGTLLTSLVIIYTLTSAVAGYSSASFYSQFVETGWERSVTLSAVIFLGPFLFMQFFLNSVAVSFGATLAIPFGSILVIILIYTLIAIPLLALGGLIGYRHKSEFHAPSATKKCAREIPSLAWYRKTPSQMFLAGLLPFSAIAVELHQFYATLWGYKISTLPGLFSVGAQLLYLCLPTPYSSIANQT
- the LOC107875656 gene encoding transmembrane 9 superfamily member 5 isoform X4, encoding MGRMLILPFHLLLLLGLSLASPIDHRYNIEDDVPLFVNKIGPFNNPSETYHYYDLPFCQPGELLPEKESLGEVLNGDRLTNTLYQLKFGVDKDGFVLCHTKLNQNDVSKFRAAIIKDYYYQMYFDDLPFWGFVGKIEDELWTLDGKGPKYFLFKHVQFDVLYNGNQVIEIHAFSDPSHVVDITENIDQDVSFTYSVRWNETSTLFKDRIARYSRASARPVNYQIHWFSIINSIFISVLLMAFLAVSMMQRLKNDLRKWSNGDEEEDKEVGWKYLHGDVFRCPSNMPLLCAIIGAGTQLLTLFCCLFILASLGVLYPYNRGTLLTSLVIIYTLTSAVAGYSSASFYSQFVETGWERSVTLSAVIFLGPFLFMQFFLNSVAVSFGATLAIPFGSILVIILIYTLIAIPLLALGGLIGYRHKSEFHAPSATKKCAREIPSLAWYRKTPSQMFLAGLLPFSAIAVELHQFYATLWGYKISTLPEELNDS
- the LOC107875656 gene encoding transmembrane 9 superfamily member 5 isoform X1; translation: MGRMLILPFHLLLLLGLSLASPIDHRYNIEDDVPLFVNKIGPFNNPSETYHYYDLPFCQPGELLPEKESLGEVLNGDRLTNTLYQLKFGVDKDGFVLCHTKLNQNDVSKFRAAIIKDYYYQMYFDDLPFWGFVGKIEDELWTLDGKGPKYFLFKHVQFDVLYNGNQVIEIHAFSDPSHVVDITENIDQDVSFTYSVRWNETSTLFKDRIARYSRASARPVNYQIHWFSIINSIFISVLLMAFLAVSMMQRLKNDLRKWSNGDEEEDKEVGWKYLHGDVFRCPSNMPLLCAIIGAGTQLLTLFCCLFILASLGVLYPYNRGTLLTSLVIIYTLTSAVAGYSSASFYSQFVETGWERSVTLSAVIFLGPFLFMQFFLNSVAVSFGATLAIPFGSILVIILIYTLIAIPLLALGGLIGYRHKSEFHAPSATKKCAREIPSLAWYRKTPSQMFLAGLLPFSAIAVELHQFYATLWGYKISTLPGILFFMFIILILLTVVLSIGLTYIQLTVEDHEWWWRSIFRGGSTAIFMFAYSIFFYCKSNMSGALQTTAYFVYNTCICYAFFLMLGTISLRASLMFTRHIYHAVKSE